AAGCGATTACTTTCTCATGTGGAGGCACCGTCAGTTTAGCAATAAACTGGCGGTGCTACGGTTTTTTTATAGAGGAAAAAGGAAGTTTATTGTTTAATAAACTTTTTTAGTTTGTAAATATAACCAATGAAAGAACTTAAATTGTGGCTTGAAAAATTTTTATTTAAAGATTATAATGTAGACTTTGTATGGATAATTATTTTCAATTTACATACTTTTGTTGTTGGCAATGGTGATGCATTACGCTATAATATTCTATAGTATTATAGAGGAGATTTTGATGAATAAGGTAGTAGTTACAGTTATTGGAATACAAAAAGATGCTATGGGGGAAGAAAATCGTATAGAATTCGTTACTACAGGTACACATTACTTTAAGAACGGAATTCATTATGTACTTTATGAAGATAGTGAAGTAAGTGGAATGGAAGGGACTTCGAATCTGTTAAAAATTTCCGATCATCATGTTACTTTAGTAAGAAAAGGTGCTGTATCACAAGAACAGCATTTTGAATTGGCAAAAAAGAGTTCAAGTGTTTATCGTACTCCCTATGGTAAACTTACCTTAACGGTATTGACAAATAAATTAGATATTTGTTATGGTTCAATTTCTGGAAATATCGATATTGTTTATGAGTTATCGATTGATGGACATTGGCAG
This genomic interval from Selenobaculum gibii contains the following:
- a CDS encoding DUF1934 domain-containing protein → MNKVVVTVIGIQKDAMGEENRIEFVTTGTHYFKNGIHYVLYEDSEVSGMEGTSNLLKISDHHVTLVRKGAVSQEQHFELAKKSSSVYRTPYGKLTLTVLTNKLDICYGSISGNIDIVYELSIDGHWQSENQLQISVCADAETYSHMN